A region of Takifugu flavidus isolate HTHZ2018 chromosome 2, ASM371156v2, whole genome shotgun sequence DNA encodes the following proteins:
- the dmxl2 gene encoding dmX-like protein 2 isoform X1, with amino-acid sequence MHLHQVLTGAVNPGDCCYSVGSVNDIPFTAYGSGCDVVILASDFDCVQIIPGAQNGNIQVGCVECSHQLGRIAASYGNTVCIFEPLTINPNKRHKQLNYQWQKTGQFFLDAITYNLAWDPQGNRILAATERLQLWAPPPTDALIEEEDGQLTEDRPHPVLNDWNCIWQCKTAASVHIAKWSPDGEYFATVGKDDCLLKVWYPTTGWRSAVVVQDNADKKPPPVHFSFVYLAHPRSLTGMSWRKTSKYMPKGSVCNVLLTSCEDGVCRLWSETLLPEDSLLGGQISENTQSFSSCLPGLAGNKDKIQHALESIHHLKHLRRGRRRSSALVAHSELLPSQLGTQDAHTHHHIAHHANALCHFHISASINPNTDIPSVLADSAVFNPDDGSGGGGFVVHWLNNKDLSFTSSMDLFMLQLRKFSEQQLEQTAEDPLEPEGSPMKFDFDLDEMSDKASSEHGEEGEPGEQGSTKASSPGSSSSMPLPSMLLERKMETLIIEWNKSPDMLFTIHPTDGSFLVWHVKYLDEFNQGIFRQVQVSFSTRIPVAFPTGDANSLSKNILMYACTLTEGGNPGHGEQGRMIQRISKSASALGSLGSLALTPSTKCYPGISPAVMMVSKHVDGSLNQWAVTFAECSAFSNVLTVSHKFRYCGHRFHLNDQACHTVLPLLLTSSHHNALLTPPSAPGSLEGEQPPTFPLPKGLPSRKQLRNAATRTFHDPNAIYSELILWRVDHIGPLSCTGGVSELARINSLHTSAFSNVAWLPTLIPSSVLGTYCNSASACFVASDGKNLRLYQAVVDARKLLDELSDPETSKLVGEVFNIVSQQSTARPGCIIELDVITNQCGTNTQLLHVFQEDFILGYKPQEEEVHMPAFPSGEDYQPAPFSEKFFLVVIEKDLNRNSVLQMWHLHLKSVQACVDEQSPDYSFQSQLMVPYQVVNADSSPETSPIRPLPRSASTANLQSASKLILSSKLVYSKRLDLPHGVEVTRATPSAGHLSSSSIYPVCLAPYLIVTTCSDSRVRFWHCAVESDEGYSEDEQDNRVYRWEPWALMNEEEDNNSAVSVSGRPVAVSCSYTGRLAVAFKKPPQGQLHGSAEDFSMHVSIYECESTGGSEWVLEQTLHLDDFTRPSSTLDPRVSVDSNLFVYSRSDLYMSRDHSSPNIKHYVHLDWLSKEDGSHILTVGVGSNILMYGRISGMVNEQTSSKEGVAVITLPLGGSIKQGIRSRWILLRSIDLLSSVDGTPSLPVSLSWVRDGILVVGMDCEMHVYAQWYQDKKPGVGEEDNLSVDNAGGQTTGSSSVFEGRARSKSVFEGNTVVDEALRAPTGLQEGGLFEAAHSLSPTLPQYHPTQLLELMDLGKVRRAKAILAHLVKCIAGEVAVVRDVEAGEGGARRHLSRTISVTGSTAKDTIVAGRDGGRDYTEINSIPPLPLYSLMLADLDTSYKVGEEAGKGAKVVDGDGSQKSTEDQYSDLFQVQTVTTDDFVNFASDKPEKKSRVINLSQYGPTYFGPEHAQVLSSHLMHSSLPGLTRLEQMFLVALADTVATTSAEVPSSTDQQYTGAEALDECGLRYLLAMRLHTCLLTSLPPLYRMQLLHQGLSTCHFAWAFHSEAEEELLNMIPAMQRGDPQWSELRAVGVGWWIRNINTLRKMVEKLGKAAFQRHNDPLDAALFYLAMKKKAVLWGLFRSQHDEKMTQFFKNNFSEDRWRKAALKNAFSLLGKQRFEQSAAFFLLAGSLKDAIEVLMEKMEDLQLAMIVARLYEADFENSSTCQGLLNEKVLGCNRDGSGYHCSRLHPDPFLRSIAYWITKDYTRALDTLLERIPKEDDENPDVMVKSCNPVVFSFYNYLRTHPLIIRRHFANPDGTATTVGLTAEKSSADEINLIERKLFFTTANAHFKVGCPVLALEVLSKIPKITKKCSSSSMSKASSKTNLNSGKPLENGTQGGVDWGSSAVSAPSWGGNDSGAGFDWSRPVTKAEDDELKLDWGNDKDDDVEDEDEDDDDGLTMKKPETNDGGSERGGTKLQRENSQGESEVDVIAEQLKFRACLKILMTELRTLATGFEVDGGKLRFQLYSWLEKEIAAMHNICNYKVEGKEEDSGFERFGERTTSVDISDDALENLDVDTLERHQLERRRLQAKQQHFERRKAWLRKNQALLRVFLSYCSLHGAKGGGVTSVRMELLFLLQESQQELTVKQLQSPLPLPTTLPLLSACIAPTKTVIANPVLHLSNHIRDILHTITVMEAPPHPDFMDDQVNALHTLAASLSACIYQALCDSHSYSSQTEANQFTGMVYQGLLLSERKRLRTESIEEHITPNSAPAQWPGVTSLISLLTSAREEDQPRLSVLLCEAVVAVYLSLLIHGLGTHSSNELFRLAAHPLNNRMWAAVFGGGAKVIIKPKRPELPPVPPAEDVDRYRRRFNMRMLVPGRPVKESPATPPPVPTDRPTYREKFIPPELSMWDYFVAKPFLPLSDSNALCDSDESGAEEDEDDDDAFLSDTQMTEHSDPNSYSWALIRLVMVKLAHHNIKNFLPLAGLDFTELPVTSPLSNAVIKTLENWEQLLLDRMNKFEGPPPNYINTYPTDLSAGGGPAILRHKAMLEPDNTPFKTKNHQSFPARRLWHFLVKQDVLRETLIRYIFTKKRKQSETVENHMDHVSPNCVAGASSPSKVEADLGYPGGKAKIIHKESDIIMAFAINKANSNEIVLASTHDVQEVDVSTLVAVQPFTWIGDDFDKESRSSDDIDHRSSHTNIAQASSVPFAPPQMPVSASMPWLGSGQTSMGASVIMKRNLNNVKRMTSHPVYQYYMTGAQDGSVRMFEWKRPQQLICFRQAGNARVTRLYFNSQGNKCGVADGEGFLSLWQVNQTSSNPKPYLSWQCHSKTCGDFAFITSSSLIATAGQSNDNRNVCLWDTLIPSSNTMVHAFPCHENGATVLQYAPKQQLLITGGRKGFVCVFDIRQRQLLHTFQAHDSAVKALTLDPYEDFFITGSAEGNMKVWKLAGHGLMHSFSSEHAKQSIFRNIGAGVMQVETRPGNRIFTCGADGTLKMRVLPDRYSIPSSLVDVL; translated from the exons atgcaTCTGCACCAGGTGCTGACAGGAGCCGTGAACCCTGGAGACTGCTGCTATTCGGTGGGGAGCGTGAATGACATCCCTTTCACG GCCTACGGTTCCGGCTGCGATGTGGTGATCTTGGCCAGTGACTTTGACTGTGTACAGATTATCCCAGGAGCTCAGAATGGAAACATCCAAGTGGGCTGTGTGGAGTGTTCCCACCAGCTCGGCAGG atcgCTGCATCCTACGGAAACACGGTCTGCATCTTTGAACCTCTGACTATCAACCCAAACAAACGGCACAAG CAACTTAACTATCAGTGGCAAAAGACAGGACAGTTCTTCCTCGATGCCATCACATACAACCTGGCCTGGGACCCGCAAG GGAACCGTATCCTAGCAGCAACAGAGCGGCTTCAGCTGTGGGCTCCACCGCCGACAGATGCCCTgatagaggaggaggatgggcaGCTGACTGAGGACAGGCCCCACCCTGTCCTCAATGATTGGAACTGCATTTGGCAGTGCAA AACTGCTGCATCTGTGCACATTGCCAAGTGGTCTCCTGATGGCGAGTACTTTGCAACAGTTGGAAAG GATGACTGTTTACTTAAAGTGTGGTATCCAACCACGGGCTGGCGTTCAGCAGTGGTGGTCCAGGATAATGCAGATAAAAAGCCTCCTCCAGTTCACTTCTCCTTTGTTTACCTGGCCCACCCTCGCTCGCTCACTGGTATGTCATGGAGGAAGACCAGCAAGTACATGCCCAA GGGTTCAGTGTGCAACGTGCTGCTGACGTCCTGTGAAGATGGCGTGTGTAGGCTGTGGTCTGAGACTCTGCTGCCAGAAGACAGCCTGCTTGGTGGACAGATCTCTGAGAACACACAGTCTTTTAGTTCCTGTCTGCCAGGGCTGGCAGGCAATAAAGACAAGATCCAGCATGCTTTGGAG TCGATTCACCACCTGAAACACCTGCGCCGAGGTCGTCGGCGGTCCTCTGCTCTGGTGGCACATAGCGAGCTGTTGCCCTCTCAGCTTGGCACACAGgacgcacacacgcaccatcACATTGCTCATCATGCAAACGCCCTGTGCCACTTCCATATCTCTGCCAGTATCAATCCCAATACAG ATATCCCATCAGTGTTGGCTGACTCTGCAGTGTTTAATCCAGATGATGGTAGTGGCGGTGGCGGCTTTGTGGTTCACTGGCTCAATAATAAAGATCTTAGCTTTACTTCCTCAATGGATCTCTTTATGCTGCAACTCCGTAAGTTCTCTGAGCAACAGCTAGAACAGACTGCTGAGGATCCCCTGGAACCTGAAGGATCACCTATGAAGTTTGACTTTG ATCTGGATGAGATGTCTGACAAAGCCTCCTCTGAGcatggtgaggagggggagccTGGGGAGCAGGGAAGCACTAAAGCATCCTCCCCTGGGTCCAGCTCCAGCATGCCTTTGCCTTCTATGCTTTTGGAGCGGAAGATGGAAACACTCATCATTGAGTGGAACAAAAGCCCAGACATGCTGTTCACCATCCATCCCACAGACGGATCCTTCCTTGTCTGGCATGTGAAGTACTTGGATGAATTTAACCAGGGTATCTTCAGACAGGTTCAG GTGTCTTTTTCGACTCGCATCCCAGTGGCGTTCCCTACAGGCGACGCCAACTCGCTgagtaaaaacattttaatgtatGCCTGCACTTTGACCGAAGGCGGGAATCCTGGCCACGGAGAACAGGGGAGGATGATCCAGCGCATCTCTAAGTCTGCTTCAGCTTTGGGCAGTCTGGGGTCACTCGCGCTGACCCCTTCTACCAAATGCTACCCTGGCATAAGTCCAGCTGTCATGATGGTGTCCAAACATGTTGACGGATCTCTCAATCAG TGGGCAGTGACATTTGCTGAATGTTCTGCTTTCTCAAACGTGTTAACCGTGTCACACAAGTTTCGTTACTGTGGACACCGTTTTCATTTGAACGACCAAGCCTGCCACACggtgctgcccctgctgctgaCCTCCTCACACCACAACGCTcttctcacccctccctcagctcctggCAGCCTGGAAGGAGAGCAGCCACCTACCTTCCCCCTTCCGAAAGGACTTCCCAG caGGAAGCAGCTTCGTAATGCAGCTACAAGGACATTCCATGACCCAAATGCCATCTACAGTGAGCTGATCTTGTGGAGAGTGGATCACATTGGGCCTCTATCCTGCACTGGAGGAGTGTCTGAACTGGCTCGTATCAACTCCCTTCACACCTCTGCTTTCAGCAATGTTGCTTGGCTACCGACACTTATTCCCAGCTCTGTACTTG GAACTTACTGTAACAGTGCCAGTGCATGCTTTGTGGCATCGGATGGTAAAAACCTCCGTCTCTATCAAGCTGTGGTGGATGCCAGAAAACTACTAGATGAACTTTCAGATCCTGAAACATCT AAACTAGTGGGAGAAGTGTTCAACATTGTCAGCCAGCAATCCACTGCTAGACCTGGATGTATCATAGAGTTGGATGTCATCACGAACCAG TGTGGCACCAATACTCAGCTGCTGCATGTGTTCCAAGAGGACTTCATTCTAGGTTACAAACCCCAGGAAGAAGAGGTCCACATGCCAGCCTTTCCATCTGGTGAAG ATTACCAACCTGCCCCCTTCTCTGAGAAGTTCTTCCTGGTGGTGATAGAAAAGGATCTGAACAGAAACTCTGTCCTGCAGATGTGGCACCTGCACCTGAAGTCGGTGCAGGCCTGTGTTG ATGAGCAAAGCCCAGATTACAGCTTCCAAAGCCAGCTAATGGTTCCGTACCAAGTAGTGAATGCTGACTCATCTCCAGAGACTTCTCCTATTAGACCTTTGCCACGGTCGGCCTCAACAGCCAATTTACAGTCAGCAAGCAAACTCATCCTGAGCTCCAAACTGGTGTACAGCAAACGTCTTGACCTGCCCCATGGGGTAGAGGTTACCAGAGCCACCCCTTCTGCAG GCCATCTGAGTTCCTCCTCCATCTACCCTGTGTGCCTCGCTCCCTACCTGATTGTTACCACCTGCTCCGACTCTCGCGTGCGGTTCTGGCACTGTGCTGTGGAGAGCGATGAAGGATACAGCGAAGATGAGCAAGACAACCGAGTGTACCGCTGGGAGCCCTGGGCTCTAATGAACGAAGAGGAAGACAACAACAGTGCAGTCAGTGTGTCTGGACGACCTGTTGCTGTGTCCTGCTCTTACACTGGCAGACTAGCTGTGGCTTTTAAAAAGCCACCACAAGGACAG CTGCATGGTTCTGCGGAGGACTTCTCCATGCATGTGTCCATCTATGAGTGTGAGTCTACTGGGGGCTCTGAATGGGTTTTAGAGCAAACCCTCCACCTTGATGACTTCACCAGGCCTTCATCCACCTTAGATCCAAGAGTCAGCGTGGACTCCAACCTCTTCGTTTACAGCAG GTCTGACCTGTACATGAGCAGAGACCATAGTTCCCCCAACATTAAACACTACGTCCACCTAGACTGGCTGTCAAAGGAGGATGGATCTCACATCCTCACTGTAGGAGTTGGATCCAACATTCTTATGTATGGCCGTATCTCTGGCATGGTCAATGAGCAGACTAGCAGCAAGGAAGGGGTGGCAGTCATCACTCTTCCTTTAGGTGGCAGCATTAAGCAGGGTATCCGGTCACGCTGGATCCTCCTCCGATCCATCGACCTTCTGTCCTCTGTGGACGGCACACCCTCTTTACCTGTATCCTTGTCCTGGGTGAGAGACGGCATCCTGGTGGTGGGCATGGACTGTGAAATGCATGTATATGCCCAGTGGTACCAGGACAAGAAGCCTGGTGTTGGAGAGGAGGATAACTTGTCTGTAGACAATGCTGGAGGTCAAACCACAGGTTCTTCCTCAGTGTTTGAGGGGAGAGCCAGGTCCAAGAGTGTGTTTGAGGGAAATACAGTGGTGGACGAGGCTCTGCGTGCCCCTACGGGCCTTCAGGAAGGAGGACTGTTTGAGGCAGCTCACTCGCTGTCGCCCACTCTACCCCAGTACCATCCCACCCAGCTACTGGAACTCATGGACCTGGGCAAGGTTCGCCGAGCTAAG GCTATCCTTGCTCACCTGGTGAAATGCATTGCTGGTGAAGTTGCTGTGGTGAGGGATGTGgaggcaggtgagggtggagcaagAAGACACCTGTCCAGGACAATCAGTGTGACTGGCAGCACTGCAAAGGACACCATTGTGGCCGGTCGTGATGGAGGCAGGGACTACACAGAAATCAACTCCATACCTCCCTTACCACTCTATTCTCTCATGCTTGCGGACTTGGACACCTCGTACAAGGTGGGAGAAGAGGCGGGTAAAGGAGCAAAGGTGGTAGATGGTGATGGATCACAGAAGTCTACGGAAGACCAGTATTCTGACCTCTTCCAG GTCCAAACAGTGACCACAGATGACTTTGTGAACTTTGCCTCTGACAAACCTGAGAAAAAGTCTAGAGTTATCAACCTCTCTCAATATGGACCAACCTATTTTGGACCAGAGCACGCTCAG GTATTATCTAGTCACCTCATGCACTCCAGTTTACCAGGCCTGACCAGATTAGAGCAGATGTTCTTGGTGGCCTTAGCTGATACTGTGGCTACCACCAGCGCTGAGGTCCCCAGCTCCACGGATCAGCAGTACACAG GTGCAGAGGCTCTTGATGAGTGTGGGTTGAGGTACCTGCTGGCCATGCGCCTTCATACCTGCCTGCTCACATCTCTGCCCCCCTTGTACCGcatgcagctgctccaccagg GCCTATCGACATGCCATTTTGCATGGGCCTTCCattcagaggcagaggaggagctgtTAAACATGATCCCAGCCATGCAGAGAGGTGATCCACAGTGGTCAGAGCTCAGAGCCGTCGGCGTGGGCTGGTGGATACGCAACATCAACACACTGCGGAAAATGGTGGAGAAG TTGGGTAAAGCTGCTTTCCAGAGACACAACGACCCCTTGGATGCTGCGTTGTTCTACTTGGCCATGAAGAAGAAAGCTGTCCTGTGGGGGCTTTTCAG GTCGCAGCATGATGAGAAGATGACgcagttctttaaaaacaacttcAGCGAAGACCGATGGAGGAAGGCAGCTTTGAAAAACGCCTTTTCCCTGCTGGGAAAACAGCGTTTTGAACAATCTGCTGCTTTCTTCCTGTTGGCCGGATCACTCAAAGATGCTATTGAG GTAttgatggagaagatggaggatcTCCAGCTTGCCATGATAGTCGCACGGCTGTACGAGGCCGATTTTGAGAATTCATCAACCTGCCAAGGCCTCCTCAATGAGAAGGTCTTGGGCTGTAACAGAGATGGAAGCGGCTACCACTGCTCCAGATTGCACCCCGACCCATTCCTCCGCAGCATAGCCTACTGGATCACAAAGGATTACACCCGAGCCCTGGACACACTGTTGGAGAGGATTCCTAAAGAGGATGACGAGAATCCTG ATGTGATGGTGAAATCTTGCAACCCTGTGGTGTTTAGCTTCTATAACTACCTGAGGACTCATCCTTTAATCATCCGTCGTCACTTTGCAAATCCAGATGGCACAGCAACAACTGTAGGCCTCACTGCTGAGAAGAGCAGTGCAGATGAGATCAACCTTATAGAGCGCAAACTGTTCTTCACCACTGCTAATGCACACTTTAAG GTGGGCTGCCCAGTTCTGGCTTTGGAAGTGCTTTCCAAAATTCCCAAGATAACCAAAAAATGTAGCTCCTCATCCATGAGCAAAGCATCATCAAAAACCAACTTGAACTCAGGCAAACCTCTGGAAAACGGCACCCAGGGAGGTGTCGACTGGGGCTCCTCAGCAGTTTCTGCCCCTTCCTGGGGAGGAAATGACAGTGGGGCTGGGTTTGACTGGAGCCGCCCTGTAACCAAAGCAGAAGATGATGAGCTGAAACTAGACTGGGGCAATGATAAGGATGACGAtgttgaggatgaggatgaggatgatgatgatggtctcACTATGAAGAAACCAGAGACTAATGATGGAGGCTCAGAGCGTGGTGGAACCAAACTGCAGAGGGAAAACTCACAG GGCGAGTCAGAGGTTGACGTGATTGCAGAGCAGCTGAAGTTCCGTGCTTGTCTGAAAATCCTAATGACGGAGCTGCGCACGCTGGCCACAGGCTTTGAGGTGGATGGAGGGAAACTCCGATTTCAGCTTTACAGTTGGCTGGAAAAAGAGATTGCTGCCATGCATAACATCTGCAATTACAAA GTGGAGGGAAAGGAAGAGGATTCAGGATTTGAGCGTTTTGGAGAGCGTACGACATCGGTAGACATATCGGATGATGCCCTGGAGAATTTAGATGTTGACACCTTAGAGCGGCACCAGCTGGAGCGTCGGCGCCTGCAGGCCAAGCAGCAGCACTTTGAACGGCGCAAGGCCTGGTTGAGGAAGAACCAAGCCCTGCTGAGGGTGTTTCTGTCCTACTGTAGCCTTCATGGAGCCAAGGGTGGAGGGGTCACCTCTGTCCGCATGGagctcctgttcctgctgcaggagagtCAGCAG GAGCTTACGGTCAAGCAGCTGCagtctcctctgcctcttcccACTACACTGCCTCTGTTGTCTGCTTGCATTGCCCCTACGAAGACCGTCATAGCTAATCCCGTTCTTCATCTCAGCAACCACATCCGTGACATCCTCCACACCATCACTGTGATGGAGGCCCCACCACATCCTGACTTCATGGACGATCAG GTTAATGCTCTGCACACATTGGCAGCATCACTGTCTGCCTGCATTTATCAAGCGTTGTGTGACAGCCATAGTTACAG cagccAGACAGAGGCAAACCAGTTTACAGGGATGGTGTACCAGGGCCTGCTGCTCAGTGAGAGAAAGCGACTACGCACAGAAAGCATCGAGGAGCACATAACTCCTAATTCTGCTCCTGCACAATGGCCAG GTGTGACGTCGCTGATCTCTTTGTTGACTTCTGCCAGAGAGGAGGACCAGCCGAGGCTCAGCGTGCTTCTGTGCGAAGCTGTCGTGGCTGTTTATCTCTCATTGCTCATTCATGGTCTGGGCACTCATAGTAGCAACGAACTCTTCCGCCTGGCAGCACATCCTCTCAACAACCGCATGTGGGCTGCTGTTTTTGGGGGAGGGGCCAAAGTCATTATTAAGCCAAAGAGGCCTGAGCTTCCACCAG TTCCGCCAGCAGAGGATGTGGATCGATACAGACGTAGGTTCAACATGCGGATGCTTGTCCCTGGTCGCCCAGTGAAGGAAAGCCCGGCCACCCCGCCTCCTGTTCCCACAGACAGACCCACCTACAGGGAGAAGTTCATTCCACCGGAGCTGAGCATGTGGGATTATTTTGTGGCCAAA CCCTTTCTGCCCCTGTCGGACAGCAACGCTCTGTGTGATTCAGACGAAAGCGGtgcagaggaggatgaagatgacgatgaCGCCTTCCTTTCTGACACACAGATGACGGAGCACTCTGATCCCAACTCCTACAG CTGGGCTTTGATCCGCCTGGTCATGGTGAAACTGGCTCACCACAACATCAAGAATTTCCTCCCTCTTGCAGGCCTTGACTTCACAG AGCTGCCAGTAACGTCCCCCCTCAGTAATGCTGTGATAAAGACTCTGGAGAACTGGGAGCAGCTTCTGCTGGATCGGATGAACAAATTCGAAGGGCCTCCTCCCAACTACATCAATACGTATCCCACTGACCTGAGCGCAGGAGGTGGTCCCGCCATTCTCCGCCACAAGGCCATGCTGGAGCCAGACAACACACCCTTCAA GACAAAGAACCACCAGTCCTTCCCAGCCCGACGTCTTTGGCATTTTCTTGTCAAACAGGACGTTCTCCGAGAGACGTTAATCCGTTACATTTTTacaaagaagaggaagcagagTGAG ACTGTAGAGAACCATATGGACCATGTAAGCCCAAACTGCGTAGCTGGAGCTAGCAGTCCCTCTAAG GTGGAGGCCGATCTGGGTTATCCAGGGGGCAAAGCTAAAATCATTCACAAGGAGTCTGATATAATTATGGCATTTGCTATAAATAAG GCTAACTCTAATGAAATAGTGCTGGCCTCCACTCATGATGTCCAGGAGGTGGACGTGTCCACCCTGGTGGCTGTCCAGCCCTTCACCTGGATAGGAGATGACTTTGATAAGGAGTCTCGCAG CTCTGATGACATAGACCATCGATCTTCTCATACAAACATCGCCCAGGCCAGCTCCGTTCCCTTTGCCCCACCGCAGATGCCAGTCTCTGCATCCATGCCTTGGCTGGGCAGTGGGCAAACCAGCATGGGTGCCAGTGTG ATTATGAAGAGGAATCTAAATAATGTGAAAAGAATGACGTCTCATCCCGTCTACCAGTATT ATATGACGGGGGCTCAGGACGGCAGTGTCAGGATGTTTGAATGGAAGAGACCTCAGCAGCTCATTTGTTTCAGACAAGCAGGCAACGCCAGAGTCACACGTCTGTATTTCAACTCCCAGGGAAACAAg TGTGGAGTTGCTGACGGAGAGGGCTTCCTCAGTCTGTGGCAGGTCAACCAGACATCATCCAACCCTAAGCCTTACCTG AGCTGGCAGTGTCATTCTAAAACCTGTGGCGACTTTGCCTTCATCACATCCTCCAGCCTCATCGCCACCGCCGGACAGTCCAATGACAACAG GAATGTCTGTCTGTGGGACACTCTCATTCCATCCAGTAATACCATGGTCCACG CATTCCCCTGCCACGAGAATGGGGCCACTGTGTTGCAGTATGCCCctaaacagcagctgctgatcaCTGGGGGCAGAAAGGGCTTTGTGTGCGTCTTTGACATCCGCCAGCGGCAGCTGCTCCACACTTTCCAGGCCCACGACTCAGCCGTTAAAGCCCTGACGTTGGATCCCTACGAGGACTTCTTTATCACTGGCTCTGCAGAGGGCAACATGAAG gtgtggaaactGGCCGGCCACGGGCTGATGCACTCTTTTAGTTCTGAACACGCTAAGCAGTCTATCTTCCGCAACATCGGCGCTGGCGTCATGCAAGTGGAGACCCGGCCCGGCAACCGCATCTTCACCTGCGGCGCGGATGGTACCTTGAAGATGAGGGTGCTCCCCGACCGTTACAGTATCCCGAGCAGTCTGGTGGACGTCCTGTAA